From a region of the Tachypleus tridentatus isolate NWPU-2018 chromosome 1, ASM421037v1, whole genome shotgun sequence genome:
- the LOC143241020 gene encoding techylectin-5A-like, translating into MTTFVFIWFVFCVGPSFGSDTVQKHCEKTSITGIVASIDVLVSLAKENLNTREKHLINQETDHTCSLSSPGPTDCAHILLNGHSTSGSYRIWPRSWMTTGSFYVYCDMTTDGGGWTVIQRRGNHGNPNDYFFKPWTDYKVGFGDIKKEFWLGNDRIYALTNQGNYSIRFDLKDKEGNERFAIYREFWIENEDYLYRLHVSNYSGDAGDGFSGHNGYSFSTKDKDNDIYETSCAQTFKGGWWYSKCHSSNLNGLYLNGEHESYADGVEWGAWKGQKYSLPDVEMKIRPLY; encoded by the exons ATGACTACATTCGTctttatatggtttgttttctgTGTTGGTCCAAGTTTTGGATCAGATACAGTTCAGAAACATTGTGAAAAGACGTCAATAACGGGAATAGTTGCGTCCATTGACGTCTTGGTTTCTCTTGCCAAAGAAAACCTAAACACCAGAG AAAAACATCTAATCAACCAAGAAACGGACCACACATGTTCCCTTTCTTCTCCTGGACCAACAGACTGTGCACATATTCTACTTAATGGACATTCTACTAGTGGATCGTACCGTATCTGGCCCAGGTCATGGATGACTACTGGAAGTTTCTATGTTTACTGTGACATGACTACTGATGGGGGAGGCTGGACG GTAATCCAAAGACGAGGAAACCATGGAAACCCAAATGACTACTTTTTCAAACCTTGGACAGATTACAAAGTTGGATTTGGAGATATTAAGAAAGAGTTCTGGCTTG GAAACGATCGGATCTATGCTCTAACAAATCAAGGAAATTATTCAATCAGGTTTGATTTAAAGGATAAAGAAGGAAACGAAAGGTTTGCCATCTATCGTGAGTTTTGGATAGAAAACGAAGACTACTTATACAGATTACATGTCAGTAATTACTCTGGTGACGCAG GAGACGGGTTCAGTGGACACAATGGGTACAGTTTTTCTACGAAGGACaaagataatgacatttatgagacAAGCTGTGCCCAAACCTTTAAAGGAGGTTGGTGGTATAGCAAGTGCCACAGTTCCAACCTCAATGGACTTTATCTGAATGGTGAACACGAGAGTTATGCTGATGGTGTGGAATGGGGTGCATGGAAAGGACAGAAATACTCACTTCCAGATGTGGAGATGAAGATACGACCCCTGTACTAA